The following are from one region of the Dermacentor albipictus isolate Rhodes 1998 colony chromosome 5, USDA_Dalb.pri_finalv2, whole genome shotgun sequence genome:
- the LOC135917169 gene encoding uncharacterized protein isoform X1, which translates to MRAPSRNVRADSLASAGAVARFILLNAGAFLARLSSDALRPCTLETRAVHRTVLFCSTIFPQMAYVIAEFVEDKQVEVVPVTWVEGDKCAWPDNLKGNRVTSLVKKSVPPDTFWKCYSVAVKGVFATYEQARAKLNDSQYTSDLGTGSEMSQGKRTRRPPAQWSDSDEPDTPPPPKKAKQSSSKQIPAPPSNFPLDVNDMPQGGAGGPSSHSADGSRSHTAGGSSSHSDQRTCVPSGSPDELSNNIAARRMTEGSTNDIEDTIKSWLRHAPERASSHKKPSAEVCLPQE; encoded by the exons ATGCGTGCTCCGTCACGAAACGTGCGAGCCGATTCGCTGGCTTCTGCGGGTGCCGTGGCGCGTTTTATATTATTGAATGCAGGTGCCTTTCTCGCGCGCCTTTCAAGTGACGCACTGCGACCTTGCACTTTGGAAACGCG GGCAGTTCACCGCACAGTCCTATTCTGCTCAACCATATTTCCACAG ATGGCTTATGTGATCGCTGAGTTCGTTGAGGACAAACAGGTGGAGGTGGTGCCAGTGACATGGGTGGAGGGTGACAAGTGTGCGTGGCCCGACAACCTCAAAGGCAACAGAGTGACATCCTTAGTAAAGAAATCTGTACCACCAGACACCTTCTGGAAGTGCTACAGCGTAGCAGTGAAAGGGGTATTTG CAACATATGAACAAGCAAGGGCCAAACTTAATGACAGCCAGTATACATCAGACCTGGGCACAGGATCGGAAATGTCTCAAGGAAAAAGGACAAGGAGGCCACCAGCTCAGTGGTCTGACTCGGATGAGCCTGACACACCACCGCCACCCAAAAAGGCCAAGCAAAGCTCCAGCAAGCAAATTCCAGCTCCACCAAGCAACTTCCCACTAG ATGTGAATGACATGCCGCAAGGTGGTGCAGGTGGCCCTAGTTCACACAGTGCAGATGGCTCCAGATCACACACTGCAGGTGGCTCTAGCTCACACA GTGACCAACGGACTTGTGTACCCTCAGGTTCCCCTGACGAACTTTCAAACAATA TTGCTGCAAGACGGATGACAGAAGGCAGCACTAACGATATTGAAGACACCATCAaatcgtggctaaggcatgctcCAGAAAGGGCCAGCAGCCATAAGAAGCCAAGCGCTGAGGTCTGCCTGCCTCAAG
- the LOC135917169 gene encoding uncharacterized protein isoform X2 yields the protein MAYVIAEFVEDKQVEVVPVTWVEGDKCAWPDNLKGNRVTSLVKKSVPPDTFWKCYSVAVKGVFATYEQARAKLNDSQYTSDLGTGSEMSQGKRTRRPPAQWSDSDEPDTPPPPKKAKQSSSKQIPAPPSNFPLDVNDMPQGGAGGPSSHSADGSRSHTAGGSSSHSDQRTCVPSGSPDELSNNIAARRMTEGSTNDIEDTIKSWLRHAPERASSHKKPSAEVCLPQE from the exons ATGGCTTATGTGATCGCTGAGTTCGTTGAGGACAAACAGGTGGAGGTGGTGCCAGTGACATGGGTGGAGGGTGACAAGTGTGCGTGGCCCGACAACCTCAAAGGCAACAGAGTGACATCCTTAGTAAAGAAATCTGTACCACCAGACACCTTCTGGAAGTGCTACAGCGTAGCAGTGAAAGGGGTATTTG CAACATATGAACAAGCAAGGGCCAAACTTAATGACAGCCAGTATACATCAGACCTGGGCACAGGATCGGAAATGTCTCAAGGAAAAAGGACAAGGAGGCCACCAGCTCAGTGGTCTGACTCGGATGAGCCTGACACACCACCGCCACCCAAAAAGGCCAAGCAAAGCTCCAGCAAGCAAATTCCAGCTCCACCAAGCAACTTCCCACTAG ATGTGAATGACATGCCGCAAGGTGGTGCAGGTGGCCCTAGTTCACACAGTGCAGATGGCTCCAGATCACACACTGCAGGTGGCTCTAGCTCACACA GTGACCAACGGACTTGTGTACCCTCAGGTTCCCCTGACGAACTTTCAAACAATA TTGCTGCAAGACGGATGACAGAAGGCAGCACTAACGATATTGAAGACACCATCAaatcgtggctaaggcatgctcCAGAAAGGGCCAGCAGCCATAAGAAGCCAAGCGCTGAGGTCTGCCTGCCTCAAG